In Marinobacter sp. LQ44, the following are encoded in one genomic region:
- a CDS encoding prepilin-type N-terminal cleavage/methylation domain-containing protein, with product MMQYNSRQKQKGFTLIELVVVIAILAILAAFALPRFAQLSEQAHQSSIRATAGALAAGVALTKTQWVSNGFTTAQIDVQGFGNGNVDVSDDGWPTSVASDDTSPVMTPAKCQEVWLGVLQSNAPTVSGANPEYVTTVSGGDCIFTYQLDGQNSTIGYDADTGEITTTIN from the coding sequence ATGATGCAGTACAACAGCAGGCAAAAACAGAAGGGTTTCACCCTGATCGAGCTGGTGGTGGTGATTGCCATCCTGGCGATACTGGCGGCCTTCGCGTTGCCGAGGTTTGCGCAGCTTTCGGAGCAGGCGCATCAGTCCAGCATTCGTGCCACTGCTGGGGCATTGGCTGCCGGTGTGGCGCTGACTAAAACGCAGTGGGTTTCCAATGGATTCACCACAGCACAAATTGATGTCCAGGGCTTCGGCAATGGCAATGTCGATGTCAGCGACGATGGTTGGCCAACGTCAGTGGCTTCGGACGATACCAGTCCTGTGATGACACCAGCGAAATGCCAAGAGGTTTGGCTGGGTGTGCTTCAGTCGAATGCACCAACAGTGAGTGGAGCGAACCCTGAATACGTAACCACGGTCAGCGGTGGCGACTGTATCTTTACGTACCAGTTGGATGGGCAAAATAGCACCATTGGTTACGACGCCGACACCGGTGAAATAACAACAACGATTAATTAA
- a CDS encoding ExeA family protein: MYESHFGLQEAPFALTPNTRYFLRAPSHADALELLLVALQQREGFIKVTGEVGTGKTLLCRLLLNELDKTACTAYIPNPNLPPETLYEAVAEELGVDVAGCSNGHQILKALNQRLIALAMEQSPAVLVIDEAQAMPEETIEALRLLTNLETESTRLLQIVLFGQPELDTILAKDSLRQLRQRITFQTRLQPLGQESVGQYLRHRLARAGYNGADIFAPAALKVIWRSSGGIPRLVNVLAHKSMLAAWGRGDRQVARKHALQAVKDTESARPVSWIRRWV; this comes from the coding sequence ATGTACGAAAGCCACTTTGGACTGCAGGAAGCACCGTTCGCATTGACGCCAAACACCCGGTATTTCCTCCGGGCGCCGAGCCATGCCGATGCGCTGGAACTGCTGTTGGTGGCGTTGCAGCAGCGGGAAGGCTTTATCAAGGTGACTGGTGAGGTAGGTACCGGCAAGACCCTGCTCTGCCGCTTGTTGCTCAACGAACTGGATAAGACCGCCTGCACGGCTTACATACCCAATCCGAACCTGCCGCCGGAGACCCTCTATGAGGCGGTTGCCGAGGAACTGGGTGTCGACGTGGCCGGGTGCAGTAACGGCCACCAGATTCTCAAGGCACTGAACCAGCGATTGATTGCTCTGGCCATGGAACAAAGCCCGGCGGTACTGGTGATTGATGAAGCCCAGGCCATGCCGGAAGAAACCATTGAGGCGCTGCGGTTGCTGACCAACCTGGAAACCGAAAGTACCCGGTTGTTGCAGATTGTGCTGTTTGGCCAGCCGGAGCTGGACACCATCCTGGCGAAGGACAGCCTGCGCCAGTTGCGCCAGCGGATTACGTTTCAGACCCGCTTGCAGCCTCTGGGCCAGGAATCCGTGGGCCAGTACCTGCGGCATCGCCTGGCCCGGGCCGGCTATAACGGAGCGGACATTTTTGCCCCGGCAGCATTAAAAGTCATCTGGCGTTCATCCGGCGGTATTCCCCGGCTGGTCAATGTCCTGGCCCATAAATCCATGCTGGCGGCCTGGGGCCGGGGAGATCGGCAGGTGGCCAGGAAGCACGCCTTACAAGCGGTGAAAGACACAGAGAGTGCCCGCCCCGTTTCCTGGATCCGGAGGTGGGTATGA
- a CDS encoding Tfp pilus assembly protein FimT/FimU: MTKEYALNDSGFTLVELVMVVILIGVLSALGVGLFARNTAFSPLLATQQLASATLLAQQAALAGNTSNSVTIRQTSNAFEFEAADSLFSIRREGASVAYQVAGQSGLTPIPGGGFTINFDRMGRLAAPFSGQSLQFQISGDRDFTLCLSSLGAVYQGPCS; encoded by the coding sequence ATGACCAAAGAGTACGCCCTCAATGATTCTGGGTTCACTTTGGTAGAATTGGTCATGGTCGTTATCCTTATCGGCGTACTTTCCGCCTTGGGAGTCGGCCTGTTCGCCAGAAACACCGCGTTCTCGCCATTGCTAGCCACCCAACAACTAGCCTCCGCCACGCTGCTTGCCCAACAAGCAGCGCTGGCGGGTAATACCTCCAATTCCGTAACCATCCGCCAAACCTCGAATGCTTTTGAGTTCGAGGCGGCGGATTCCCTGTTTTCCATCCGCCGTGAGGGCGCCAGTGTGGCGTATCAGGTAGCCGGTCAATCCGGGCTCACTCCGATTCCTGGCGGCGGGTTTACCATCAACTTTGACCGAATGGGGCGCCTGGCGGCACCGTTCAGTGGTCAAAGTCTCCAATTTCAGATCTCAGGTGACAGAGACTTTACCCTTTGCCTGAGCTCCCTTGGCGCCGTGTATCAGGGGCCTTGTTCATGA
- a CDS encoding type II secretion system F family protein — MQFSYRGKDNRGVVQQGSLTAANVDAAASELMRRGITPLAIQEQVQTQSGMDRVNNLAIFRKKVTLDELIVFCRQMHALTKAGIPLIRTMRGLAETSRSPVLAEVLEDITNRLEGGNTMATAMQAHPKVFSDLFIAMIHVGENTGMLDDAFKRLSEILELERDTKRRVKQALRYPTFVVVALLAALMVVNFLVIPRFASVFSRMGADLPFLTQVLVGTSNFLLNYWYVMLFGFAAAGVLVRQWKQTEQGREIWDRYKLKLPIIGPLLELITLSRFARNFATMLKAGMPVTHALTVVADATDNAWIAHHIKDMRLGIERGESLLRTARASEMFTPLILQMIAVGEETGSVDDMLNNVADFYDEDVDYGLKRLAESIEPILIVAMGILVLILALGVFLPIWDLGAAAMGRG; from the coding sequence ATGCAGTTCAGCTACCGGGGTAAAGACAACCGGGGTGTTGTCCAGCAAGGTTCACTGACCGCCGCCAACGTGGATGCGGCGGCCAGTGAACTGATGCGCCGTGGTATTACCCCGCTGGCCATTCAGGAACAGGTGCAAACGCAATCTGGCATGGACCGGGTAAACAACCTGGCCATCTTCCGCAAAAAAGTAACGCTGGATGAACTGATTGTGTTCTGCCGGCAAATGCACGCGCTCACCAAAGCGGGCATCCCGCTGATCCGCACCATGCGCGGGTTGGCGGAAACCTCCCGTTCACCGGTTCTGGCGGAGGTACTGGAAGACATCACCAATCGCCTCGAAGGTGGTAACACCATGGCCACGGCCATGCAGGCGCACCCGAAAGTATTCTCCGACCTGTTCATCGCCATGATCCACGTGGGCGAAAATACGGGCATGCTGGATGACGCGTTCAAGCGCCTGTCGGAAATCCTGGAACTGGAACGGGACACCAAACGCCGGGTAAAACAGGCCCTGCGTTACCCCACCTTTGTGGTGGTGGCCCTGCTGGCGGCCCTGATGGTGGTGAACTTTCTCGTCATTCCCCGGTTTGCATCGGTGTTCAGCCGCATGGGGGCCGACTTGCCCTTCCTGACCCAGGTCTTGGTGGGCACGTCTAACTTCCTGCTCAATTACTGGTATGTGATGCTGTTTGGTTTCGCCGCTGCCGGTGTGCTCGTGCGCCAGTGGAAGCAGACAGAACAGGGGCGGGAAATCTGGGACCGCTACAAGCTGAAGCTCCCGATTATCGGCCCCCTGCTGGAGCTGATTACCCTCAGCCGGTTTGCCCGGAACTTCGCCACCATGCTGAAAGCTGGTATGCCGGTGACCCACGCCTTGACCGTGGTCGCCGATGCCACAGACAACGCCTGGATAGCGCACCACATCAAGGATATGCGCCTGGGCATTGAACGCGGCGAAAGCCTGCTGCGCACCGCCCGCGCCAGCGAAATGTTCACCCCGCTGATTTTGCAGATGATCGCCGTGGGCGAGGAAACCGGCTCGGTGGATGACATGCTCAACAACGTGGCGGATTTCTACGACGAAGACGTGGACTACGGCCTGAAACGGCTGGCGGAATCCATAGAGCCGATTCTGATTGTGGCCATGGGCATCCTGGTACTGATATTGGCGCTGGGCGTGTTTCTGCCCATCTGGGACCTGGGAGCTGCCGCCATGGGGCGCGGGTAG
- a CDS encoding tetratricopeptide repeat protein, with translation MSLLNDALRAAEERQNHTRLAGAYTGQPMARDTGRSRALIVLLLILALALTSGAGAWWLLSGDSEEQVVVAEIASVEPMPEAQEITETPAQPQVIVEPLPAEPAARTEPSTPDDSSPAEVALVTETAPEPLKPADVEPAAAQNEPDVFQSVQTQPQPSVSEANTESRAPVKQQRETPEAVDLRTSRELARLLATGRNGEAERALTELTTRQTAPRSREIFAREMLVLDRPGRALEWLPDSVTNEHASLRLLKARAQLALGDLNLAIATLQARVPPVAEQVEYRITLATLLQQAGAADESAGHWSELIAHDDSQGAWWLGLAIALETGGRNRSALQAYTQAAAMPGLSASLADYARQRISVLQAES, from the coding sequence ATGAGCTTGTTGAACGATGCTCTGCGAGCGGCTGAGGAGCGCCAGAACCATACCCGACTGGCTGGTGCCTACACTGGCCAGCCGATGGCTCGGGATACAGGGCGGTCCAGGGCGCTGATCGTGCTTTTATTAATTCTGGCACTGGCGCTGACCAGTGGCGCGGGCGCCTGGTGGTTGCTGTCAGGTGATTCTGAAGAGCAGGTGGTTGTCGCCGAAATCGCCAGCGTTGAGCCGATGCCTGAAGCGCAAGAGATCACTGAGACACCCGCTCAGCCACAGGTCATTGTTGAACCCTTGCCTGCTGAGCCTGCAGCCAGAACCGAGCCATCAACGCCTGATGATTCTTCACCTGCTGAGGTGGCGTTGGTAACCGAGACAGCGCCGGAGCCATTGAAGCCGGCCGATGTGGAGCCCGCGGCGGCCCAGAATGAGCCAGACGTTTTTCAGTCGGTGCAAACGCAGCCACAACCCTCTGTGTCTGAGGCGAACACCGAGAGCCGGGCACCGGTAAAGCAGCAACGGGAAACGCCGGAAGCCGTCGACCTGCGCACCAGTCGTGAACTGGCCCGCTTGCTGGCAACCGGTCGCAATGGTGAGGCAGAGCGTGCACTGACGGAACTGACCACCCGTCAAACGGCTCCCCGAAGCCGGGAGATCTTTGCTCGGGAGATGCTGGTTCTGGATAGGCCCGGGCGTGCTCTGGAATGGCTACCGGACTCTGTGACCAACGAACATGCCAGCCTGAGATTGCTGAAAGCCCGCGCCCAACTGGCACTGGGCGATTTGAACCTGGCAATCGCTACGTTGCAGGCCCGGGTGCCCCCGGTGGCTGAACAGGTGGAATATCGCATTACCCTGGCCACCTTGTTGCAGCAGGCCGGCGCAGCCGATGAATCCGCTGGCCACTGGTCGGAGTTAATTGCCCACGATGACAGCCAGGGCGCCTGGTGGCTGGGGCTGGCCATTGCGCTGGAAACCGGCGGGCGCAACCGAAGTGCGCTGCAGGCCTATACCCAGGCTGCGGCCATGCCCGGACTGTCTGCTTCACTGGCGGACTACGCGCGGCAACGCATATCAGTCTTGCAGGCGGAATCATGA
- a CDS encoding type II secretion system protein, which produces MNAMTAIASRKDKGFTLIELVMVIVILGILAAFALPRFADLSGDAERASIEGARGSVQAAMGIVRSTALARSETGAGPITLEGQSINLVNGYLAASSLEQAAQLSDYAIGTGGAFVATEAAANKPCFNFTESTGENIPSTVSAVGQLNADADTCVVTP; this is translated from the coding sequence ATGAATGCGATGACAGCAATTGCTTCACGGAAAGACAAAGGTTTCACCCTGATCGAACTGGTTATGGTGATTGTGATTTTGGGTATTCTGGCGGCGTTTGCTTTGCCGCGGTTTGCGGATTTGAGCGGAGACGCCGAACGAGCTTCTATTGAGGGCGCACGCGGTAGCGTGCAGGCCGCTATGGGGATAGTTCGTTCCACCGCTTTGGCACGGAGTGAGACAGGTGCTGGTCCAATCACGCTTGAGGGGCAATCGATCAACCTGGTGAATGGATACCTCGCAGCCAGCTCATTAGAGCAAGCTGCCCAGTTGAGCGATTATGCAATCGGTACAGGTGGAGCTTTCGTTGCCACAGAGGCGGCGGCAAACAAGCCGTGTTTCAATTTCACTGAGTCGACCGGAGAGAACATTCCTTCAACTGTCAGCGCTGTTGGTCAGCTGAATGCCGATGCCGACACATGTGTGGTGACACCTTAA
- a CDS encoding prepilin-type N-terminal cleavage/methylation domain-containing protein, with the protein MRPCRHPSLRQQGATLVELVMTIVIISIAIAGVVGAFALITGRSADPLNQTRAVALSQLYMDEILSKSFAHDSPVGGGAVDAGDADCNNLGPDGETRRTFNDVDDYHTLNNAPPENSEEESLSGYSNFQVSISVACAGTEVGLSNHEAKRIDITVTDPSGNAYLFSAYRGNF; encoded by the coding sequence ATGAGGCCTTGCCGGCACCCTAGTCTTCGCCAGCAGGGCGCGACCCTGGTGGAGCTGGTGATGACCATTGTCATTATCAGTATTGCCATCGCCGGCGTTGTTGGTGCCTTTGCCTTGATCACCGGCCGAAGCGCTGATCCCTTGAATCAGACCCGTGCGGTGGCATTGTCACAACTCTACATGGACGAAATCCTTTCCAAATCCTTTGCCCATGATTCGCCCGTGGGCGGAGGAGCGGTGGATGCCGGCGATGCGGATTGCAACAACCTTGGGCCTGATGGCGAAACACGGCGCACGTTCAATGATGTGGACGATTATCACACCCTGAATAACGCGCCGCCCGAGAACAGCGAGGAGGAATCGTTATCGGGCTACAGCAATTTTCAGGTGTCTATTTCGGTGGCCTGTGCCGGCACAGAAGTGGGCCTGAGCAATCATGAAGCCAAACGCATCGATATCACCGTTACCGACCCGTCCGGCAATGCCTACCTGTTCAGTGCCTACCGGGGGAATTTCTGA
- a CDS encoding GspE/PulE family protein, with protein MSTEPKKKIRIGDLLVQNNVITEQQLMTALREQKSTGRKLGRTLIELGYVDEDNLLNILSRQLDVPFVQLRHYQFNNELVKKLPEAMARRFRAIVLAEQGGELLVGMADPLDIFAYDELVRVLKQPIKQAVVRESELLNTLDLVYRRTDEIASLAEELEDELGDDAFDLADLSAESESADAPVVKLLQTLFEDAVQARSSDIHIEPDETVVRIRQRVDGVLQEQVMKEKRVNAALVLRLKLMAGLNISEKRLPQDGRFNVRVKGRSIDVRVSTMPVQYGESVVMRLLDQSQGTLDLESTGMPPHLLDRFRKLIKKPHGMILVTGPTGSGKTTTLYGALTELNKAEVKIITAEDPVEYRLPRITQVQVNPKIGLEFATVLRSALRQDPDIILVGEMRDHETVEIGLRAAMTGHLVLSTLHTNDSISSAMRLIDMGAEPFLVASSLLGVVAQRLVRRVCDNCKETYQPSEQELVWLQSFDLDPLDIEAGFVHGRGCYQCSNTGYKGRVGVYEMLEMNEDMLDALRRKDVSDFTRAARKSPLFRPLGQCAMDYALQGVTSLQEVARVAATTEGALLEGDDLAADGAIGVDD; from the coding sequence ATGAGTACGGAACCGAAAAAGAAAATCCGCATAGGCGACCTGCTGGTTCAGAATAATGTCATCACTGAACAACAGTTGATGACTGCCCTGCGGGAGCAGAAAAGCACCGGTCGCAAGCTTGGCCGAACGCTCATCGAGCTCGGCTATGTCGACGAGGACAACCTGCTCAACATCCTGTCCCGCCAGTTAGACGTGCCCTTTGTTCAGCTGCGCCATTACCAGTTCAATAACGAACTGGTTAAGAAACTGCCGGAAGCCATGGCGCGCCGGTTCCGGGCCATTGTGCTGGCGGAACAGGGCGGAGAGCTGTTGGTGGGCATGGCGGACCCGCTGGATATTTTTGCCTACGACGAACTGGTGCGGGTGCTCAAGCAGCCCATCAAACAGGCGGTGGTGCGGGAGAGCGAACTGCTCAACACCCTTGATCTGGTCTACCGCCGCACCGATGAAATAGCCTCCCTGGCGGAAGAGCTGGAAGACGAACTGGGTGATGACGCTTTCGACCTGGCTGACCTGTCCGCCGAATCCGAAAGCGCCGACGCCCCGGTGGTCAAGCTTCTGCAAACCCTGTTTGAGGATGCGGTGCAGGCCAGAAGCTCTGATATTCACATCGAACCTGACGAGACGGTAGTGCGCATTCGCCAGCGGGTGGATGGCGTACTGCAAGAACAGGTGATGAAAGAAAAGCGCGTGAATGCAGCGCTTGTTCTGCGCCTGAAGCTGATGGCCGGGCTCAACATTTCCGAGAAACGTCTGCCCCAGGATGGCCGCTTCAACGTTCGAGTAAAAGGCCGCAGCATTGATGTGCGGGTATCCACCATGCCGGTTCAGTACGGCGAATCGGTGGTAATGCGTTTGCTGGATCAGAGCCAGGGCACTCTGGATCTGGAAAGCACCGGCATGCCGCCACACCTGCTGGACCGCTTCCGCAAACTGATCAAAAAGCCCCATGGCATGATTCTGGTCACCGGCCCCACCGGTAGTGGTAAAACCACCACCCTCTACGGTGCCCTGACCGAGCTGAACAAGGCGGAAGTGAAGATCATCACCGCCGAAGACCCGGTGGAATACCGGCTGCCGCGCATCACCCAGGTACAGGTAAACCCGAAAATCGGGCTGGAGTTCGCCACGGTGTTGCGCTCCGCCCTGCGGCAAGACCCGGACATCATCCTGGTGGGTGAGATGCGGGACCACGAAACCGTGGAAATCGGCCTGCGCGCCGCCATGACCGGGCACCTGGTACTGTCCACCCTGCACACCAACGATTCCATCAGCAGTGCCATGCGTTTGATCGACATGGGCGCTGAGCCGTTCCTGGTGGCCAGCTCCCTGCTGGGCGTTGTGGCCCAGCGCCTGGTGCGCCGAGTGTGCGATAACTGTAAGGAAACCTACCAGCCTTCTGAGCAGGAACTGGTGTGGCTGCAGTCCTTCGACCTGGACCCACTGGATATCGAGGCCGGCTTCGTGCACGGCCGTGGCTGCTACCAATGCAGCAACACCGGTTACAAGGGTCGGGTGGGCGTGTACGAAATGCTGGAAATGAACGAAGACATGCTGGACGCCTTGCGCAGAAAGGACGTGTCCGACTTTACCCGGGCTGCCCGCAAGAGCCCATTGTTCCGACCGCTTGGCCAGTGCGCCATGGACTATGCCCTGCAGGGCGTGACCTCTCTACAGGAGGTTGCACGGGTGGCGGCCACTACAGAAGGTGCATTGCTGGAAGGTGACGATCTGGCAGCCGACGGCGCCATAGGGGTAGATGACTGA
- a CDS encoding type II secretion system protein J has protein sequence MRRQQGFTLVELVMVIVLLGIVATISVQFVALSTRGALDVSDRQQRALQGVVISEQITREVREAFPLSVRENGECLEWLPVIAGTGYESLTTGPGFDEVSIVPFGRAVPAGARLVVYGYGSAQSDLYGTSDPGPVSPAINAVADSDTTIELSASHRFRERSPEKRVYAITSPVSVCQVGQWLYRFTGYSPGSTQPSAAALNGAGGTREVMSANLVGGSFDLKVTPPSLQRAAVVNFEFELANLNGDETTQLSQEVQIRNVP, from the coding sequence ATGCGCCGGCAACAGGGGTTCACCCTGGTTGAGCTGGTGATGGTCATCGTGCTGTTGGGTATTGTGGCCACCATCTCGGTACAGTTTGTCGCCCTGTCCACACGTGGAGCCCTTGATGTCAGTGACCGGCAACAGCGTGCGCTGCAAGGCGTGGTGATCAGTGAGCAAATCACTCGGGAGGTTCGCGAAGCGTTTCCCCTGTCCGTTCGCGAGAACGGCGAATGTCTGGAATGGCTGCCGGTGATCGCCGGCACCGGCTATGAATCCCTGACAACAGGCCCAGGCTTTGATGAAGTGAGCATAGTACCCTTCGGCCGAGCTGTCCCCGCCGGTGCCCGGCTGGTGGTATACGGCTACGGCTCGGCCCAGTCCGATCTCTACGGCACCTCCGATCCTGGGCCGGTTTCACCGGCCATTAATGCGGTCGCGGATAGTGATACAACCATTGAACTGTCCGCCAGTCATCGTTTTCGCGAGCGCTCACCGGAAAAACGCGTTTACGCCATCACAAGCCCGGTCAGTGTCTGTCAGGTTGGGCAATGGCTTTATCGATTCACCGGGTACTCTCCAGGCTCCACTCAGCCTTCTGCTGCTGCCCTGAACGGAGCCGGTGGAACTCGGGAGGTTATGAGTGCCAACCTGGTCGGCGGTTCGTTCGATCTGAAAGTAACGCCACCCTCGTTGCAACGGGCGGCGGTGGTGAATTTTGAATTTGAGTTGGCAAACCTCAATGGTGACGAGACCACTCAATTAAGCCAGGAGGTGCAAATTCGCAATGTACCCTGA